Part of the Ignavibacterium album JCM 16511 genome, AATAACATCTGTAATTGATACTGCGAGAATTGATCCGAATAAATAATTAAAAGCATCGCTTGAATATTGTCTTTTCATAAAAATGAAAATAATTCCGAGTGCCATCGAAATAGAAAAGAAAATACCGATTGTTGTATCGCCTGCAAGATTAGTTTTGTTTTTTACATAGGTAATACCGATTGCAACAAGAATTGTAAAAGGAACAGCAGTTAAAAGAGGTTCGTGATCGAGAAGAATACCCAAAGCCACACCACCGAATGCAGCGTGAGCAAGTCCGCTTCCCAAAAATCCCAATCCGCGCTGAACAACAAAAACTCCATAATAACTTGCAAGAAAGCCAACAAGTATTCCCGCAATTAAAGCGCGCTGCATAAATGGAAGTGATAAAAATTCAAACACAGAAATCAAC contains:
- a CDS encoding metal ABC transporter permease; the encoded protein is MFEFLSLPFMQRALIAGILVGFLASYYGVFVVQRGLGFLGSGLAHAAFGGVALGILLDHEPLLTAVPFTILVAIGITYVKNKTNLAGDTTIGIFFSISMALGIIFIFMKRQYSSDAFNYLFGSILAVSITDVIAPAILIFITILFSPFWNRWAYSSFDRELAQADRVPVQFDDYILSILIAVTIVVSIKVVGIVLIAAFLVIPPAASRLINKSFSKMTIYSVVFGITTAIVGLWISYYLDVPSGATIILLQALLFFIVMSVKKVFR